Genomic DNA from Cucurbita pepo subsp. pepo cultivar mu-cu-16 chromosome LG13, ASM280686v2, whole genome shotgun sequence:
CTGAAATTACATTCATTTTAGGTGCTTGGCAACAATCAACGTACCATATTGTTGTTTATGAGAAAATCTTACCACCATTAATATGAGCTTTGACTAAGTCTACATAATCAGAAATTGTGGCAGGAAGAATTTTCTCTAAAAGGTCATTTTTATCAGAAGCTTCGGCTGCATATACTGCCGCTTCAGCACCCATGGAAGCTGCAGCATCAGAACCTTTTGCCtacagaagaaaaatttaCGAGTTTCAAATTAGCAAGTGCAATCCCACGATGACTCAATTTCAGAAACTTTATTACGTTCATGCATTGGAGTGTTGAAAATCAAATCCAACTGAATAAGGAGAGTATTGAGAGTGTGGAAGCGATGTTGAATAAAAGATaagatcaaaattgaaaagaaatgaataaggaaaggttaacttaaaaatttacTTTAACAACTTTTAATAACTATATTACATACATCTACACTTGAAAAGGTGATATTAAACACTTATATTTTGAAGTGTGATTTTATGTAATCACTATCCATAACACTATGACTAAATGATGGCATGACATTCCTATAAATATTGGCTTATTTGACACATAACAAAAGGAAATGTATAACTAGGCAAAATAGTGTGACAAGTTTAATAAAGAGATTTCATGTGTTACCCGAAAAGGAGGGTACATCGTATATGCCACTTAATTTTATTCACTTATCTACTCGATGTGTTTGCTTCATCATGTCAAATTAGTCCAAGTTTATACTATACATACTATTTCATCATTTAGtcaatattataaatagtaaGTATAACATAGAATaaccattcaaatttttaaaaaatgaaacgctttaaagttttaagaacggaaagaaaaaaacttcaCAACTTAACACAactatttttttgaaaaggcaaatgaaatgaagaaataaaaatgacgCTGAATCTTCACTCGTATTTCTCCCAAaatattttcctctctttttaaGGCGGAAGTAATGATAATAGGAAGTTAAGAGTCTAGGCAAGAAATCCTACAATTAATTTGAGGAGAAACTCACACTCCCAATTTCACTGGGGTTGCCGTGTCCTTTAAGGTTCGAAACTTTAAAGAACcccatttcataaaatatttccaTGTAGCCTACAAATCTCTAAAAGGAATTATTCACGCAACATTTACTACAAGTACTCACAGAAATTGATTTGACAACGACGAGTCAAGAATCAAATGACGGATGATGGAACAGATATACTTACGTGTGCTTCTGTTAGGATATGCTTACAAATGGTTCTCCAGTAAAGAGAAACTTCGGGTTCCATTAGTTGGATACTTGGAGTGCTATGCAATGAGTCTCCTAATATCAAGAGTGGGAAGAATCATGTTACTATAGCATGTAACACACAGTCTCACAATATAATGACATGCTTTCATCAAGTTAAATGAGAATAAGTCGGGCAGCAATTGAAGGGTAGAAATCACGACCaaatttactatttataaaaaaaaaaatcaatatttttaagacACATACTAGAGCAATTACTCCAGCAACCACAAACACTTGAATGACGAACGAAAACGGAACATTTACCCACAGATTTGAAACGGGTTTATGAAATCAATGTATGCACATgaagccaaaaaaaataagaataagaataattcTTGCGAGCCTTCCAACTATCAAATGATAGGCGTAGGCCAGGACACGGCGAGGAGAATGCATTGGCTATCATGGGTAACCCACAGAAAGTTACAATTACAAATTGAAAAACcacaaatatttagatattgaACAAGCTACACTAACCTTCTGTCGCATTGCTGGAAGTTAGTATATAGTTCTGGATACTTCCATTGACGTGCAGTTTCAACAAACTAGCTCCTAATAAAGCCCCCATAACAGATTCACCAACTCGTTCATAGGTTTCAACATCAAGACACTCTAGCAATTCTACAGGATTGCCATTGCAGCATTTATTAAGCCACTCATCTATCATCAATTTTAAACACTCCTTTGAAACAGCTTGAGAACGATCAGCAAGTCCTCTCTGTAAAATTATCGTTCTTTGTTTGATgctgttaaaaaaaaaacagacaaaTATGTAAGTAACATAATTCTAGCACAGATTAATAGTAATGGTATGTACCGTATTtctttacattaaaaaattcagtAAATTCCTTCACTTGAATCAAACTGACCTGAGACTTTGAAGTGGAAATTTAATAGCTAATACACAATATGCCGCTTTGCGAACAGACTCGCTCACATCCAAGGTGCAATCAATTATCACTTGCAAAGTGGCATTAGAAGGTGGTAATGATAGTAATGTTGTCTTTCTGACATCCtgtaaaaaaaagagattgaaCCACTGGGATTGAAGGCCCTCTTCTAAATATGATCATAAGCATTTGGTAAATGTGAAACAAGAATGAATGTTTCATTAAAAGGCATCAATGAATTGAGAATATGCAAAGTGCAAGCAACTTATATATCCTTAGCTATCAAGGAAGGAAGAGTAAATGAGTAACCTGCTTGACACTGTTAAAGCAACCAAGTCCACAAAAACATACAAAAAGATGCTTAAAATACGCGAAAAATGTTGGGAAACGCATCAAGGTGACAATTTAGGTCAGTTCAAATACTTACCGCATTTTGTTCCATAGGAATCACCTCAAGGAATAAATTGAGGATGTCACCATTTTCACTATCATTCGCAAAACGTGAAAGAGCACGAACTGCAAACATGCGGATTGAAGGAACCTTGTCCAGCACCCGCACCTTCATGTGGTCTATAACGTCGTCCCAGACTTCATTGCTGACTTCTGCATCATCTGGTAGCCGCATGATGATCTACAAATGCATAATCTCAATCAACAATACAGTTACCAGAAAAATTAGCCATGATGAAACAGAACTACTGCCTACCAGCGGTCTACTAAGAGTGTTGTGAACAGATAATCAGTAAATAAATCctaaaaaattcatgaacaaGAGCATCAGACACTCCAAATCTTAAGAAAGTTGCAAATTCACATCGGAGACCCGTGAGTAAGCAGCTCTTTACTGGAGAAACTTCGACAAAAGGGAACACTAGAAACCTGAAAATTAAGTTTCGATTTGCAAATTTGCTATAGAAGTGACAAAACTACCCAAAAACACTAGAAGACTTCGAATTGGCCTTTTCAATTACAGTTCGCGGATTCAGTGACCAAATCTAGCCAGTCGTTTAAATATCGCACTGAGCTGTTGAAAGCTATTAGATAGCAAGGAATaataagaaaaggaaggaagacAAAAACATAATCCCACAATCACTGTTCCGATTCCAAACAAGAAAAGCATAACGCAATTACGGATCTCACCTCAGAAACAATCTGGCACGCACGGAACCTGGCAGACTTATTTGCAGCGCATGATGCAACGAGAAGAAACTTAAGAAATTCCTCCAAGAACTCATCAGCATGCGAAGCGAAATTGGGATCTCTAGCAGTGGCGAAAAGGGAAATGAAGCGAATAACGCGCTCGGCAGAGGTGACTCTGCGATGAAAACTGAAGAGAGGAGTCAGGGTTTTGGAAAACGCAGTAAAGAACTCGAAAGGAGACTTGGATTTCGAACGCAGAGCGCAAAGCTCCTTGAGCTTGCGATTGTGCGTGGCGTTTGATGACCGTGCTTCGTCGAGTATTTTGGCTATTTTCTGAGGCAATCGAGGTTGCGATTCTACCGTTTCCTCCACCATATGCGATTCTCTCTTAGAAACTCCCATTGATCTCCCCTCGCCCTCCCCAGTGAAAATGGCGCTGCTGAGAATTCCCGATTCAGATTCCGACATTTTTTGAATTCGAGCGGGAGAGTGGAGCTGACAACTTTATGGGCTGCAATCTTATTGGGCCTTCGTATTATGGGCCAATAGGTTTCGGTTTGTGATGTCAATCTCGGGTTCATTATTGGGCTTGTTTGCAGGCCCATATTTGGACTACCATCCTCCCTGGGTCTGAATTTTTTAGTACcctaaaattagaaattaattatctaTTTAAAATTCGGCCTAGTAAATAGTTATTTCtagtaaagttatatatagtaaaatgTACTATTTGTATTCTCTGTACATATCTGTAGTCATCAATAATGATCTTTAGCTAATATtctccttccattttctctatcttgttttttgtgttcatctagattgagtgtgcgcgttgttgtgcgatcctaacacaaAGTTCACAAGAGCTCGTGTCCAAAGCACAATACAATACACAAATATTTGATATCTGTTCGTATGCTTCTTCCACCGAGCGCACCAAATATGGGcattttatgatttaacaCATACAATGgcatatatatctatatattccCCAatccaaagtaaagccatggtCCCTGTTATCCAACACACAAACAATTCATAATTGCAAGAACATGGCCTAACAAAGAATATATCCCAAAGTGAATTCTACTCTCTTTAACTCTTCAaacctttcaatttttttttttttttttttttttttttttttttttttNNNNNNNNNNNNNNNNNNNNNNNNNNNNNNNNNNNNNNNNNNNNNNNNNNNNNNNNNNNNNNNNNNNNNNNNNNNNNNNNNNNNNNNNNNNNNNNNNNNNNNNNNNNNNNNNNNNNNNNNNNNNNNNNNNNNNNNNNNNNNNNNNNNNNNNttttttttttttttttttttttttttttttttttttttttttttttttttttgcctctTACTCATGCCTCACACCGAGTGTTTCTCGAACaacatctttttgttttcggAGAATCAATTCCTTCAGATATTGGTGCTAATTGCTAGAACTCCTACATAATCTCCGTACACTTTGAACTCttatgtatcatcgtcaacttcacagttttaaaacacgtcggttggagaaaggttttcacatccttataatgattataatgatgtttcgttctacactccaaccaatatagaatctcacaatatcatattaatttttttttttttcttaacgaTCACCTATAAATAAATCAGATGCACTCCATTTgggcaacaaaaaaaaaaaaatcattatcatTCATAGTTTTACGTCTATATACAAATAACAGCATTATGAATATATATCAAGTTATTATTGGAACGTATGCGATTTACCAAATCTATTCGTTTCAAAATGTTTGATTGAACTTTATATTATTCCATATAACCATCTGCAGTGACAAGAACAGTGGTGCAGGCATTTAAACAAAATCTTGGGAATATATTCATTGAATGGTAAATTTTGAGCcattgattgaaaataaataccatttCTATGACACTTTTTGTATCAgagataataaattttaaaattattctttgaATCACTAGCAAGTAGGAAAGATTGAGAAAGATAACGCTTCACTGCCCAACATTTGATAGCTAAGAATTTAAGAACTTAAAATATTCCTACCACAACCactcatttttaataagaaaatagcTCACCGttcagctaatttaggaatgatcttgggtttataaataaaaaatattttttccatTGGAACGAGGTGTTCTGGATAAAcctaaagcaaagtcatgagagttgacaatatcataccattagagagagtcgtgattcctaacaaaaatatataaatttaaaccaaaaaaaaatttaatttctggATGAGTGGGGCCCATTATGAGTCACAAAGTCGTTGCCCACTTAGTTTTGTCTACAATGGAATCATACTATGCTATcttaatatcttaaaattattttaacatatagattttaataacaattattCTTCTTAATATAATTACAGACTTATATATACtcctaatttttctaatttttttgtattaataaaataaaatttatagaaatatttGGAGCCTAAGTTtctatgtttttaattaaatagttactgttgttattttattattgattaattttgtaatttcttattgaaacattccaaaattatgatattccatttgtgttttttttaataaaatgttgaatttattGGGAACTTTATCCATTAAAAAttgtcaatttttaattttaatcttataatGACCCGACATAGTACGGACTAAATTagcattaaaatattatttatattttcgcaaaattaataattaaaaaaagtctTAAATCTTATACTTCCTCGCAAATattcttccaaattttaaatttttttaataatattctaaaaatatatttaaaaaaattcataatataattcctaataatttatttcaaaaatattattttttatttttttaataatttgcaAAATataccattaaaattttaaaaaatcattaataattcTTATAATACCCATAAAAGTTAACGAGAGCTTAtggtcaaagtagacaatatcatacgattgttgagagtcgtgattcttaacatggtatcggagtcatgccctaaacttagccatgacaatagaatcctcaaatatcgaaaaaaaatggtgagtctcaaaggtgtagtcaaaagtgactaaagtgtcgaacaaattgTGTACTtcgttcgagggctccagagaaaggaatcggggtgtactttgttctagggctctagagaaaggagcCGAGCCcagattaaggggaggcttatagtgtactttgttcgaggagaggattgttgaggattattgagagtgagaCTCACCTTCGTTAATTttgtggaagatcatgagtttataaatgaaaatcttCATTCGACTTAGTCATTTTGtgaaaacccaaagcaaagccgtgaaagcttatgctcaggataatattttcaaatatgggTCGAGGAGagtgatatattttttaaactaaatactagtatgttttatatatatatatatatatatatatattaaagtggGTGAATGAAAATCCGATTCTGAACAACACGGATTTCCTTTTTGAGAAGGTCACCTCCGATAACCGGTGACCgctctgtttcttttcttttaaaattaaatgaaacatAAACTTGAAATTGACGAATCAAAATTGTTCTTCAAttcaataaaaagaagaaaaaattaacaacAATTCATACACTTCCATCGCCTATAAATCCGACCGTAGCACCAAGCAGCTGtattcaaaaaacaaaacccaacccaattccCAGACCAACTTCCTCGTACTGCACAAATGTCTTCCCTTTCCGACCTCATCAACCTCAACCTCTGCGACTACACGGACAAGGTCATCGCCGAGTACATTTGGTCAGTCCcctcctccttcttcctcttcaattttccttcttttccaatacccattttttatttctgcCTTATGGAAACAGGGTCGGTGGCTCCGGCAAAGACGTCCGAAGCAAAGCCAGGGTACAGATAAACAAAAagacagtttttttttttttttttttttttttttttttNTTGCGTCTTAAAGTTTGGTGCTTTTTTGTGTTTAAGACGATTTCCGAGTACGTTAGTGATCCCTCGAAGCTGCCCAAGTGGAATTACGACGGTTCCAGCACCGGCCAAGCTCCGGGAGAAGACAGTGAAGTCATCTTATAGTAATAACCTTGCTGTcttcctttaaatttaatggcTATTTCGTTGTTTTATGCTGAATTTACACGTTTTTTCTTCGCAGCCCACAAGCTATTTTCAGGGATCCGTTCAGAAGAGGAAATAATATTCTTGTAAGTTGCgaggttgaaatttttttaaatttgaacaaatttGTAATGAGATTAAGGAGGCGTTTTGTTGTTTAGGTGATCTGTGATTCGTACACTCCGGCAGGGGAGCCGATTCCGACGAACAAGAGACACGCGGCGGCGAAGATCTTTAGCCATCCGGATGTAGTAGCTGAAGAGCCATGgtatttggtttggtttggtttggtctGGTTTtgaattcttgttcttgttcgggagtttaaaattttggagtaAAAAAACGACAGGTACGGAATTGAGCAGGAGTATACACTGTTGCAGAAGGATGTCAAATGGCCTATTGGATGGCCCATTGGTGGCTTCCCCGGGCCTCAGGTAAATACCAAATTATCCCACATccattggagagaggaacaaaacatttcttagtgTGAAAATCTATTCTCAGTAGATGCAGGTTAATGACGATACGTCGTGTGtaaaaaacgaacaatatctattaacagtGTTTAAAATACCCGTTAACACAGGGATTTCCAAAATAATCTAGCGAAATTTTAGTATTAGTGGTGTAGTTGTaattgattatgaaatttgacgAGGATTAGTGTTGGTTAATGAGAAGATTAAAGGGTTAAACGTTATGATGTGGTGACAGGGACCATACTACTGTAGTGCTGGTGCGGATAAAACATTTGGTCGCGACATTGTTGATGCTCACTATAAGGCCTGTCTATTTGCTGGTGTCAACATCAGTGGTATCAATGGCGAAGTCATGCCTGGTCAAGTAATACCTcgttttattaaaatatatatatatatatattgtcgAGTAAACATGCGAGTTtgatctctaaacttttaacgttcgtgttaaaaaaattaaaattaaaatgtttaaaaatggTTTAGTGGGAATTCCAAGTTGGTCCATCGGTGGGAATATCAGCAGCAGATGAACTGTGGGTCGCGCGGTACATTTTAGAGGTAACTTCAAAATTACCGCCAGTTTGGCACCtactttttaccttttactAAACTTTTACCTGGGTGTGATTTAACAGAGGATTACGGAAATTGCGGGGGTGGTTCTTTCCTTTGACCCCAAACCAATTCCggttagaaattttaatttaattttccaattaatttttaaattttaattttaattttaatttctcaccttaatttttattaattcattcaCACATTAGGGTGATTGGAATGGAGCTGGGGCCCATACTAACTACaggtaataaatttaaatttagtctttgaaaatgatttataatttttataattttttaaaattaaaattttcagtaCGAAGTCGATGAGAAAAGAGGGAGGTTACGAGGTGATCAagaaagccattgaaaagctAGGACTAAGGCACAGAGAACACATTGCTGCATacggagaagggaacgagcgGCGTCTCACTGGTCGACACGAAACAGCGGACATCAACACTTTCTTATGGGTAAACAAATCACCATATATTTATGGTTGAATTAAAAGTATAgtttggtttgatttggtGCATAATTGACGTAGGGTGTTGCAAACCGAGGAGCTTCGATTCGAGTCGGGCGAGACACGGAGAAATCGGGGAAAGGCTATTTTGAAGACAGAAGGCCTGCATCCAACATGGATCCTTACACAGTCACTTCCATGATTGCAGAAACTACCATCCTTTGGAAGCCATGAATTTAGAGCACACCAAAATGTTTGTGTTGGTCATTGGGTTTTATAATTTCcatgtttttattattgtctTCTTCAGCTGCAAAAGGGAAACTCCATGTTTgagatttaaataataaaagttagcAATTTTGCTTCGATAAAagtagattttgtttttggtggCTTAATCACAAGAACTGGTTAAATGTGTTtttgtaacggtccagatCCAcagttagcagatattgtcatctttgggctttccctctcggaattctcctccccaactaatgtgggacatcacaatccacccccccttcgggcccagcgtcctcgctgacactctttccttcctccaatcaatatgggaccgcccccaaatccaccatttttggggtccagcatccttactgaaCACctcctcgtgtctacccccttcggggaacaaccgaaacctggctctgataccatttgtaacgccccaaatccaccgctagcaaatattgtgctctttgggctttcactttcggggttcccctcaaggctttaaaactcgtctatTAGGGGAAGGTCAtataaatgatggtttgttctcctcctaaccaatgtgggacttcacagttttaactgaagtaattttatgttaagTGATCTcctaaaattttttataagatacatgtgagtgaggataaAATGATCTAGAAAGACCCGTGTTAGTCTGTAATgataattttcactcttaaagTAGAAACGAGAAATAGAACGTGACCCTTGAACTCAAtaattaagagagagaaatctctCAATGTGATCGAAGAGATTTTGATTGTGAACGAACATGTGATTGTCTTTAATGGTATCCGTTAATTGtcgattcttcttcttcattccacTCCTTGTAGCTTGAAATAGCATGTACTTTCTGCCAATATCATGAtattaaattagatttaaatttatataattgtttaAAGGTTTAAATTCTGTTCTTtagatttatttgtttttttttaagaaaaagggtaaaaaagtaaaaggcAATAGTTGGAGAGCCAATGGCGTGGAACATCATAGCCCCATAAATTCCAACAAATCATCCCCAAAACTTACCCACGCTTCCTTCATTTTCCCATGCCATTGCCGGCATCCATCTCCCTCAGCCCAATCCCCCCGACGGAACCCACCACCGATGACTTAGCGGCGGTGAAGGCAGCGGCGTGGGCCTGGTACCAGCATGGGTCCGGCTCCGATTCCAAGCCCATGCGCGAATTCGGCCTCACAAGGCCCACTACACTCCCCAAGCCCTCTCGCTACAGGCTCGAGGCCATCAGACGCTCCCAAACACCCTCTCTACTCGACAGCTACGAAGTCGCCAGCATTTCACGGCGGTTGTCCGATCTCCTGGACCCCACTGATCGGAATAATTTTAGCCTCAGGAGCTTTGAATCTGAACTTTTGGATCTGGGACGACAGATTGAAAGGAAGCCCACGAAGCCCAAGAAGTTTAGAACAGGTTTGTGGCGGCGGAGACCGTCGGTGATGTGTGGCAAACTGGAGGATGTGGTCGTCGGCACTCTCGTCCATCCGCCCGGAAAACAACCGCGCCGGAGCACCGCCGGTCATGATCATTAAAAGCTGCTCCTAATTACCTAATTTATTCTACTCTCAAAATCATTGTAACATGTAGAGGTGGGGCCATATGTGGAGGAAAatcataaaaagaatatagGACGaattatttccaaatttaaagttttctttgttttttaatttactttattttaaattatatatttattctatgaactttcaaaaataattattttggtatttatttttattttaattttaataaattaatgaccattttaaatatgcataCTTGCTACATGCTACATGATTGTATTAGATACCtaaattatgtgaaaaataatataataattagtatgaaccaaaattattattttaaaaaagtcacactaatatgaaccaagagataccaatcatacaatatacttcaacgaagatgtgaagaaaatattgttgaaattatcaaaagatatttcaattcataccacattgaagaagaatgaagtttcgtgttataaattttgggtggattataattaagagtaatttagagttattgtatttcattaatgtattttaagactttttatttacattaggttacaattacatgaTGGTTAATTATGACACGAATGTTAcaaatgcctttaatagtttcattttgaggctatataaagccatatatgttgtatttgtaagtagacttataaaatgtagtaaaaaaaagcatttgtgcttcctttagccaatgactaagtttatttgcaatttatgtagtttaggttgcatgta
This window encodes:
- the LOC111809120 gene encoding uncharacterized protein LOC111809120, which produces MPLPASISLSPIPPTEPTTDDLAAVKAAAWAWYQHGSGSDSKPMREFGLTRPTTLPKPSRYRLEAIRRSQTPSLLDSYEVASISRRLSDLLDPTDRNNFSLRSFESELLDLGRQIERKPTKPKKFRTGLWRRRPSVMCGKLEDVVVGTLVHPPGKQPRRSTAGHDH
- the LOC111809458 gene encoding glutamine synthetase cytosolic isozyme-like, with the translated sequence MSSLSDLINLNLCDYTDKVIAEYIWVGGSGKDVRSKARTISEYVSDPSKLPKWNYDGSSTGQAPGEDSEVILYPQAIFRDPFRRGNNILVICDSYTPAGEPIPTNKRHAAAKIFSHPDVVAEEPWYGIEQEYTLLQKDVKWPIGWPIGGFPGPQGPYYCSAGADKTFGRDIVDAHYKACLFAGVNISGINGEVMPGQWEFQVGPSVGISAADELWVARYILERITEIAGVVLSFDPKPIPGDWNGAGAHTNYSTKSMRKEGGYEVIKKAIEKLGLRHREHIAAYGEGNERRLTGRHETADINTFLWGVANRGASIRVGRDTEKSGKGYFEDRRPASNMDPYTVTSMIAETTILWKP